The sequence CCGACTACGTTTCAGAGGCACTGCATCAATATAAACAGAAGCATCTAATGCACTTTTGCAGAACAGTGCTTCTCGGCCAAGGCCTAGTGTGAATTCATCCTACTGCTAGGTGTCGCTGACACTTCGGTCCGCTTTACTGGCAACATTTTTGGCAACGCATCCTATGCTAAAAAAAAGGCTGGAAACCAAGCGTGTGACAAGAGCCCCATCCACCGTGTTACTTCTTTTCATGCTTCTTGGTTAATTCCCCCGCGCCCGGCCGGAAGCTGCCCCGAGGGGTGTCGCCAGCCCCGGCTTCCCTCTGCCGACTCTCCCGGGAGACCTGCTGCACAGCCCGCAGGATGGCATTCTGCACGATCTGTTTGCTGGCGATCTGCAGCTTCGCCTCTTCAGGCTCACTTCCAGGTTTCTCACCTAGCCGAGAATACAAAGGGAGGTGAAAAGAacaagattaattaattaatcttaattaattaattaattttaggaACTGTGACAGGCAAAGGCAGGTAGGAAAGGAGAGACTCTAACAAAGGTAGTATCTCTAGAGGGACCCACATTAGTTGCGGGGGTGCCCTACACAGCACACACCACTCGTCTCCACGTCTCCCTTTCCAACACAACCTCCATGTGTCTGCCCCAGCGATGCACCCAATTTCTATTCTCATCATCCCAGCATCCTCTGCTGCTAGCGGTGGACATGAGACATAGGCCTGGCCAATGAGGACCCTGGGAAAGTTTCCGGAAGGGGGACGGACTCATGCCCCCTTCGgcaccttccctttcttcctatGCAGGATGCAGACATTACACCTTTAGGTGCTGTAGCCGTCTTACAATAAGCATGAGAAGAAAGCCAACCTTCTCGGCAcggttggggagaaaaaaaaagaacccatttGGAAAGCATCATTCAGCATCTGTACCAATCCTGGACCACGTACTTCTGGACTTCTTTGTATCCAAGATAAATACACTTCTTTTTGTTTCATCTGCCATTAGTCAGGTTTTATGGTACTTGCAGGCAAACATATGCTTAATGGATACAACTTCACTTGGGGCTGGAGAAGAACAAATTATTATTGAATTCATATTAAGCTCCATGCTGCTCCTGGAATAGCACCCCAAGGAATGAAACCATTCATTCCTCAGAATCCATCCCCCATGATTTAGAAGAACAGGGGTTGGCACACTTTTTCTAATGAGGACCAGACAGGAAATATTTTAGATTTGTGGGCTCTACAATCTCTGTAACAaatactcagctctgctgtggtAACCTGAAATgagctattaaaaataagaaataagaataaattttaaaagcaggctGCAGGCCCatggatttggcccatggaccATAGTTCGCCACCCCGATCTAGAATGGTGGGAATTTTCTAATTAGAAGGCAGGCAGTCTACCTAACATTgacccttctccttcttccttaaaaacaagacaaaaccctgATTTTACTTGGGCAGCTCTGTAACTAGGTAGAGCTAGGTTCTGACCAGTGAGGTGGAGGTTCATTTAGTGAAAATTCTGGAAGAGGTCTttaagagggaaaaggaaggtaAAGGCCCTTTGCCCCCTCCCCATCCTACTGCCTGCAACTCTGAAACAATGGTTGTCTCTACCAGGGCTCTTGGTAACCAGGAGGGAACCTTCAGAATGGAAACCATTTTCAGGGATTTGGGAGGAAAAAGTTAGAAGGAGCTTGCATCCAGTGACCACGAAGCCAGCATACCAGTCCTCAGCTGCCCACCTCCAGACCTTTctcatgttagaaaaaaaaataatacatcttaTCTGAAGCACTATTATTCTGAACTTGCTTTAATCATGCAGCAAACTTCACACGAACTCAGACGTGGCAGAATGATCATGAATCTAACATCTGGCTGAAG is a genomic window of Lagenorhynchus albirostris chromosome 14, mLagAlb1.1, whole genome shotgun sequence containing:
- the AKAIN1 gene encoding A-kinase anchor protein inhibitor 1, with the protein product MNDAAMNMGVQTSLQDTDFISFGYVPRSRIAGSYGEKPGSEPEEAKLQIASKQIVQNAILRAVQQVSRESRQREAGAGDTPRGSFRPGAGELTKKHEKK